The genomic DNA ACTGTTAACCCGCGTTGCCGCCAGCCAGATTGTGGCGATTGTCCGTAACCCGGCGAAAGCCGACGCCCTTCGCCAGCAGGGAATTGTCGTCCGCGAAGGCGATTATAACGATCCGGCGGCGCTGACAGCGGCGTTGCAGGGCGTTGATAAACTGCTGTTGATCTCATCCAGTGAAGTGGGCAAACGCGCTACGCAACACCGCAACGTGATTAACGCCGCCCGCACGGCAGGGGTGAAATTTATCGCCTACACCAGCCTGCTGCATGCGGATACCTCGCCGCTCGGTCTGCACATTGAACATGTCGATACGGAAAAACAGCTGGCGGCGTCTGGCATTCCGTATGCCTTGCTGCGCAACGGCTGGTATACCGAGAACTATCTGGCCAGCGCGCCGCCAGCAATAGAGCATGGTGTGTTTATCGGCGCGGCCGGAGACGGCAAAATCGCCTCAGCCACCCGCGCTGACTATGCCGCCGCCGCTGCCCGCGTCATCAGCGAGGACGGCCATGCCGGTAAAATCTATGAACTGGCCGGCGACAGCGCCTGGACGCTGAGCGAAT from Trabulsiella odontotermitis includes the following:
- a CDS encoding SDR family oxidoreductase, translating into MIAITGATGQLGQLVIAELLTRVAASQIVAIVRNPAKADALRQQGIVVREGDYNDPAALTAALQGVDKLLLISSSEVGKRATQHRNVINAARTAGVKFIAYTSLLHADTSPLGLHIEHVDTEKQLAASGIPYALLRNGWYTENYLASAPPAIEHGVFIGAAGDGKIASATRADYAAAAARVISEDGHAGKIYELAGDSAWTLSELAAALSKHSGKPVTYQNLSEADFAAALKGVGLPAPLADMLADSDTGAAKGGLFDDSHTLSRLIGRPTTALEKSIERSL